In Solidesulfovibrio carbinoliphilus subsp. oakridgensis, the sequence ACAACGGCTTCGTGCGCATCAACACCGAGAAGATGTCCAAGTCCCTTGGCAACTTCGTCACCATCCGGACCATTTACGAGCGCTACTTACCGGAAGTGCTGCGTTTTTTCCTGGTGTCCTCCCACTACCGAAGCCCGCTTGACTATTCCGACCAGGCCCTCGACGAGGCGGAAAAGGGCATCAAGCGCATCTACGCGGCCAAGGGCCAGATGGAGCAGGCGCTCACCCGGGCCAAGTGGTCCGAGACCAAACTTCCCCCGGAGATCGGCCAGGAGCTCAACAAGCTCGAAGAGGGCTTCACCGGCGCCATGGACGACGACCTGAACACCGCCCAGGCCATCGGCCACGTCTTTGGGCTCGTCCGGCTGGCCGGCCGGGTCCTGGACGACAAGACGCTGGCCAAAAGCCGCGAGGCGGCCGAGGCCCTGGGCCGCATCCTGGCCGACCTGGACACCTGGTCCGGCATCCTCGGCGTCTTCGGCCGGGACAGCCGGGAATTCCTGGCCGAGCTCAAAGCCAGCCGGCTGGCCCGCCTGGGCATCGACGCCGCCCGGGTGGACGGCCTTGTGGCCGAACGCCAGGAAGCCAGGAAGACCAAGGACTTCGCCCGCTCCGACGCCATCCGCGACGAACTGGCCGGCCTTGGCGTCACGGTCATGGACACCCCCGCCGGCCCCCAGTGGGACGTGGCCTGACCCGTCCCTATGCCGCCCAGTCCCGTCCGGCGTAGCCGGGCGGCCTGACGGCCCGCGACGGCCGACCGGAGGAGCCATGCCGGCGCGCATCGTCTACATCCAGCACGACTGCTTCTTTCTGCTCGTCGGCGGGCGCACCCTGCTCTTCGACTACCCTGCCCCGAACTATCTTCCGGAAGCGGCGGCCAAAGTCGCCGCTTCCCGCATTGCCGGCGCCGACCTGACCGTCTTCGCCTCCCACAGCCACGACGACCACTTCGATCCGGACATGGCCGCGGCCACGGCCACGGCCGCCTCGCGCCGGTTCGTGGTCGCAGACGACGTGGCCGACCTCTACGGCGACCGGCTGCCGCCGGAAACCGTGGTCCTGGAGCCGGACGACGTCCGCCAGGTCGGGGATCTTCGGGTGGAGGGCCTGGAGAGCAACGACATGGGATTGGCCTACCGGATCGAGGCCGACGGACTGTCAGTTTATTTCGGCGGGGATCTGGCCCTTTGGGACTGGCCCGGGCAGTCGCCGGCCGCGGCCCGGGCTGTCGGCATGTCCTGGCGGCGGGCCCTCAGGCGGATCGCCGGCCGGCCGGTGGACGTGGCCTTTTCCAACATGGACCCGAGACTGCCGAGCCTGTCCGGGGCCCCGCAGTTCGTGGAGGCGGTGGCGCCCCGGGTCTTCGTGCCCATGCATCTTGGCGGCCACACCCGCTATGTCGACCAGTTCGCCGGCCGGCTGGCCCGTCCGGGCACCACTCTCTTCCGCTACGCCCGGCCGGGCGACGTCTTCACCCTGAGCGGCTAGACCATTTTTCGGACCACCCGGCTTGGCCGGTTTGCGGACCAACCGACTGGGCCGTTTTCCGGTAAAGACGGCTAGACCGTTTCCTCGGGCCTGACCTTGGCAATGAGCAAGGCCACCGGAAAATCCCGCAGCACGTCTTTCAGGTAGCACGAGGCGCAGGCGTGTTCCCGGCCGGTGATGGCGTCGGTCAGGGTGACCAGCCCGGCGGGAGCCCCGGCCAGCCGGGTCTGCTCCCAGGACTCGCCAAGGACGAACGGTACGCCGGGCCCGGTCAGGGCGGCGATGCGCCGGGGCAGGACGGTCAGGGCCGCCTGGTTCTCGAAGGTGCGCCAGAAGCCGAACACGTGCCCGGTCCGCTCGCCGGCAAAGGACGCGGCCTGATAGGCCCCGGCGGTGAAGAGTTCCGGATTTTCGCGCCGGGCGGAAAGTCCTCGCCACAGGGTGAAAAGCTTGACGCGCCCGTCGTTTGGCGCTTCGAGAAGCTTGCGGCAAAGGGCGGCCGGGTCCTTGGCAAAGGCCTTGCCGAGGGCGGCCAGGGCTGCCGCCCGGGCCGTGAAATCCACGGGCCGGCGGTTGTCCGGATCGACAAAGGACAGGTCCCAGCCCTCGGTGCCCTGGAAGATGTCCGGCGTGCCCGGACAGGTGAGCTTCAGCAGGGTCTGGGCCAGGGAATAGGAATAGCCGATTT encodes:
- a CDS encoding MBL fold metallo-hydrolase — translated: MPARIVYIQHDCFFLLVGGRTLLFDYPAPNYLPEAAAKVAASRIAGADLTVFASHSHDDHFDPDMAAATATAASRRFVVADDVADLYGDRLPPETVVLEPDDVRQVGDLRVEGLESNDMGLAYRIEADGLSVYFGGDLALWDWPGQSPAAARAVGMSWRRALRRIAGRPVDVAFSNMDPRLPSLSGAPQFVEAVAPRVFVPMHLGGHTRYVDQFAGRLARPGTTLFRYARPGDVFTLSG